In a genomic window of Amphiprion ocellaris isolate individual 3 ecotype Okinawa chromosome 11, ASM2253959v1, whole genome shotgun sequence:
- the LOC111574482 gene encoding oligodendrocyte transcription factor 1 gives MNVLSNPVIRAQEPLCGPGSVQDLPHCPPGFSLSSRLNPAPMLGLQTGQRSTKPQRELSPEEQQELRRKINSRERKRMQDLNIAMDALREVMVPYASSPSSASSQSHQPGAPPGRRLSKISTLVLARNYILLLGSSLQEMRRLLGEVSVGMGVNTGPVPRLLLAGGWPLISGPGQLLLTQESLLSSASSSSSSSSSSSSSSSAAAKCPLLSPGPMEASLAPVQWSSAGASGGPLCPCGVCRLPRFNHPAPAPRFPK, from the coding sequence ATGAATGTTCTGTCCAACCCGGTGATCAGGGCCCAGGAGCCCCTCTGTGGCCCCGGCTCCGTGCAGGACTTACCCCACTGCCCTCCAGGCTTCAGCCTCAGCTCCCGCCTCAATCCTGCCCCGATGCTCGGCCTCCAGACCGGCCAGAGGTCCACCAAACCGCAGAGGGAGCTGAGccctgaggagcagcaggagctgaggaggaagaTCAACAgcagggagaggaagaggatgcAGGACTTGAACATCGCCATGGATGCTCTGAGGGAGGTGATGGTGCCGTATGCCTCCTCGccttcctctgcctcctcccaGTCCCACCAGCCTGGAGCTCCTCCAGGCCGGAGGCTCTCCAAGATCTCCACCCTGGTCCTGGCCAGGAACTACATCCTGCTGCTGGGCTCCTCCCTGCAGGAGATGAGGCGTCTGCTGGGGGAGGTGAGCGTCGGGATGGGGGTGAACACGGGGCCCGTCCCCCggctgctgctggctggaggGTGGCCCCTCATCTCGGGCCCCGGTCAGCTCCTCCTCACCCAGGAgtccctcctctcctcagcctcctcctcctcctcctcctcctcctcctcctcttcatcgtcCTCTGCAGCAGCTAAGTGTCCCCTGCTGTCTCCGGGCCCCATGGAGGCCTCACTGGCCCCGGTGCAGTGGAGCTCAGCAGGGGCCTCCGGAGGGCCCCTGTGCCCCTGTGGGGTCTGCAGACTGCCCAGGTTCAACCACCCGGCTCCAGCTCCACGGTTCCCAAAGTGA
- the olig2 gene encoding oligodendrocyte transcription factor 2, with amino-acid sequence MDSDTSRVSSRPSSPEVDDIFISTLKKSVHGFSGAVSSTQSDSPSELPGLRGLSAADEEALALRMASKKDRKLLSEGELQTIRLKINSRERKRMHDLNVAMDGLREVMPYAHGPSVRKLSKIATLLLARNYILMLSNSLEEMKRLVSEIYGSSGHHGGFHPSACGTMTHAGPVPGHPAASHASHPAVHHPLLPPATVSTASLSAPGISAVTSVRPHHGLLKAPAAGAGPLGSSFQHWGVGTGMPCPCSMCQVPPPHVSSMSSVNLPRLTGDSK; translated from the coding sequence ATGGACTCAGATACCAGCCGTGTGTCGAGCAGACCGTCCTCCCCGGAGGTGGACGACATCTTCATCTCCACCCTGAAGAAGTCGGTCCACGGCTTCTCCGGCGCGGTGTCCTCCACGCAGAGCGACTCTCCGTCAGAGCTCCCCGGCCTGCGCGGCCTCTCCGCCGCCGACGAGGAGGCTCTGGCCCTGCGGATGGCGTCTAAGAAGGACCGTAAGCTGCTGTCGGAGGGCGAGCTGCAGACCATCCGCCTGAAGATCAACAGCCGGGAGAGGAAACGGATGCACGACCTGAACGTGGCCATGGACGGGCTCCGGGAGGTCATGCCCTACGCGCACGGACCTTCGGTGCGCAAACTCTCCAAAATTGCCACCCTGCTGCTGGCCAGAAACTACATCCTGATGCTCAGCAACTCCCTGGAGGAGATGAAGCGGCTGGTGAGTGAGATCTATGGCAGCAGCGGGCACCACGGCGGCTTCCACCCGTCGGCCTGCGGGACTATGACGCACGCGGGACCCGTGCCCGGACACCCGGCGGCTTCCCACGCGTCTCACCCGGCTGTGCACCACCCGCTGCTGCCGCCGGCAACCGTCTCCACCGCGTCTCTGTCCGCCCCCGGTATCTCCGCCGTCACCTCGGTCAGACCCCACCACGGACTCCTCAAAGCGCCGGCCGCCGGTGCGGGGCCTCTGGGCAGCAGCTTCCAGCACTGGGGCGTCGGTACCGGCATGCCGTGTCCGTGCAGCATGTGCCAGGTCCCGCCTCCGCATGTGTCCAGCATGAGCTCCGTGAACCTGCCGAGGCTGACCGGAGACTCCAAGTGA